A part of Arachis hypogaea cultivar Tifrunner chromosome 12, arahy.Tifrunner.gnm2.J5K5, whole genome shotgun sequence genomic DNA contains:
- the LOC112728260 gene encoding vestitone reductase-like isoform X3, translating into MYSTTFFSPSYPLSLSHVHMQERKCEIENMEESKGRVCVTGGTGFIGSWIIKNLLQHGYSVNTTVRSNPEHKRDISFLTNLPGASQNLQILSADLSNPESFGAAIEGCIGVFHVASPMEFELKEPEEVMIKRTTDGALGILKACLNSNTVKRVIYTSSSSAVLYHNSGKHDHEEVVLNESFWSDVDYLRASKINGWFYYVSKTLTEKAVLEFGEESGLDVVTLVPTFVIGPFICPKLPGSVRASLSLAFGKDLILFLLVFVPMVHVDDVARAHIFLLEHANPKGRYNCSSSLVTVETISQLVSSKYPEFQLLTLDKLKQTEGAKLQNLSSKKLIDAGFVFKYGLEEMVDDAIRCCKEKGYI; encoded by the exons ATGTACTCAACTACCTTTTTTTCCCCTTCATATCCATTGAGTTTAAGCCATGTGCATATGCAAGAGAGAAAGTGTGAGATAGAGAACATGGAAGAAAGTAAAGGAAGAGTGTGTGTGACTGGAGGCACAGGGTTTATAGGTTCATGGATCATCAAGAACCTCCTTCAACATGGTTACTCTGTTAATACCACTGTCAGATCCAACCCAG AACACAAGAGAGACATTAGCTTTCTTACTAATTTGCCTGGAGCATCACAAAATCTTCAAATTCTGAGTGCTGATCTCAGCAATCCAGAAAGTTTCGGTGCAGCCATTGAAGGGTGCATTGGAGTTTTCCATGTTGCAAGCCCAATGGAATTTGAATTAAAAGAACCTGAAGAAGTTATGATAAAAAGAACCACTGATGGAGCACTAGGAATTCTCAAGGCATGTCTCAATTCCAACACTGTGAAGAGAGTAATCTACACTTCAAGTTCCTCTGCTGTTTTGTACCATAATAGTGGCAAACATGATCATGAAGAAGTTGTGTTGAATGAGAGTTTCTGGAGTGATGTGGATTACCTTAGAGCATCAAAGATTAATGGTTGGTTCTATTATGTTTCTAAGACACTCACAGAAAAAGCAGTGCTtgaatttggggaagagagtggaTTGGATGTTGTGACTTTGGTTCCAACTTTTGTTATTGGACCTTTTATTTGTCCTAAGCTTCCTGGTTCAGTTCGTGCTTCATTGTCCTTGGCATTTGGTAAGGACTTAATCCTTTTTCTTCTTGTATTC GTACCTATGGTGCATGTGGATGACGTGGCTAGAGCCCATATATTTTTACTTGAACATGCTAATCCAAAAGGGAGGTATAATTGTTCATCATCTTTGGTTACTGTTGAAACAATATCTCAACTTGTTTCTTCTAAATATCCGGAATTTCAACTGTTAACACTAGA CAAGTTGAAGCAAACTGAAGGTGCCAAGttacaaaatttatcatcaaagaaGCTCATAGATGCTGGATTTGTATTCAAGTATGGACTTGAGGAAATGGTTGATGATGCAATTCGATGTTGCAAAGAAAAGGGTTACATCTGA
- the LOC112728260 gene encoding vestitone reductase-like isoform X1, whose translation MYSTTFFSPSYPLSLSHVHMQERKCEIENMEESKGRVCVTGGTGFIGSWIIKNLLQHGYSVNTTVRSNPAEHKRDISFLTNLPGASQNLQILSADLSNPESFGAAIEGCIGVFHVASPMEFELKEPEEVMIKRTTDGALGILKACLNSNTVKRVIYTSSSSAVLYHNSGKHDHEEVVLNESFWSDVDYLRASKINGWFYYVSKTLTEKAVLEFGEESGLDVVTLVPTFVIGPFICPKLPGSVRASLSLAFGDKGPFGSLASLLQVPMVHVDDVARAHIFLLEHANPKGRYNCSSSLVTVETISQLVSSKYPEFQLLTLE comes from the exons ATGTACTCAACTACCTTTTTTTCCCCTTCATATCCATTGAGTTTAAGCCATGTGCATATGCAAGAGAGAAAGTGTGAGATAGAGAACATGGAAGAAAGTAAAGGAAGAGTGTGTGTGACTGGAGGCACAGGGTTTATAGGTTCATGGATCATCAAGAACCTCCTTCAACATGGTTACTCTGTTAATACCACTGTCAGATCCAACCCAG CAGAACACAAGAGAGACATTAGCTTTCTTACTAATTTGCCTGGAGCATCACAAAATCTTCAAATTCTGAGTGCTGATCTCAGCAATCCAGAAAGTTTCGGTGCAGCCATTGAAGGGTGCATTGGAGTTTTCCATGTTGCAAGCCCAATGGAATTTGAATTAAAAGAACCTGAAGAAGTTATGATAAAAAGAACCACTGATGGAGCACTAGGAATTCTCAAGGCATGTCTCAATTCCAACACTGTGAAGAGAGTAATCTACACTTCAAGTTCCTCTGCTGTTTTGTACCATAATAGTGGCAAACATGATCATGAAGAAGTTGTGTTGAATGAGAGTTTCTGGAGTGATGTGGATTACCTTAGAGCATCAAAGATTAATGGTTGGTTCTATTATGTTTCTAAGACACTCACAGAAAAAGCAGTGCTtgaatttggggaagagagtggaTTGGATGTTGTGACTTTGGTTCCAACTTTTGTTATTGGACCTTTTATTTGTCCTAAGCTTCCTGGTTCAGTTCGTGCTTCATTGTCCTTGGCATTTG GTGATAAAGGTCCATTTGGTTCGTTGGCTTCGCTCCTTCAGGTACCTATGGTGCATGTGGATGACGTGGCTAGAGCCCATATATTTTTACTTGAACATGCTAATCCAAAAGGGAGGTATAATTGTTCATCATCTTTGGTTACTGTTGAAACAATATCTCAACTTGTTTCTTCTAAATATCCGGAATTTCAACTGTTAACACTAGAGTGA
- the LOC112728260 gene encoding vestitone reductase-like isoform X2, giving the protein MYSTTFFSPSYPLSLSHVHMQERKCEIENMEESKGRVCVTGGTGFIGSWIIKNLLQHGYSVNTTVRSNPEHKRDISFLTNLPGASQNLQILSADLSNPESFGAAIEGCIGVFHVASPMEFELKEPEEVMIKRTTDGALGILKACLNSNTVKRVIYTSSSSAVLYHNSGKHDHEEVVLNESFWSDVDYLRASKINGWFYYVSKTLTEKAVLEFGEESGLDVVTLVPTFVIGPFICPKLPGSVRASLSLAFGDKGPFGSLASLLQVPMVHVDDVARAHIFLLEHANPKGRYNCSSSLVTVETISQLVSSKYPEFQLLTLE; this is encoded by the exons ATGTACTCAACTACCTTTTTTTCCCCTTCATATCCATTGAGTTTAAGCCATGTGCATATGCAAGAGAGAAAGTGTGAGATAGAGAACATGGAAGAAAGTAAAGGAAGAGTGTGTGTGACTGGAGGCACAGGGTTTATAGGTTCATGGATCATCAAGAACCTCCTTCAACATGGTTACTCTGTTAATACCACTGTCAGATCCAACCCAG AACACAAGAGAGACATTAGCTTTCTTACTAATTTGCCTGGAGCATCACAAAATCTTCAAATTCTGAGTGCTGATCTCAGCAATCCAGAAAGTTTCGGTGCAGCCATTGAAGGGTGCATTGGAGTTTTCCATGTTGCAAGCCCAATGGAATTTGAATTAAAAGAACCTGAAGAAGTTATGATAAAAAGAACCACTGATGGAGCACTAGGAATTCTCAAGGCATGTCTCAATTCCAACACTGTGAAGAGAGTAATCTACACTTCAAGTTCCTCTGCTGTTTTGTACCATAATAGTGGCAAACATGATCATGAAGAAGTTGTGTTGAATGAGAGTTTCTGGAGTGATGTGGATTACCTTAGAGCATCAAAGATTAATGGTTGGTTCTATTATGTTTCTAAGACACTCACAGAAAAAGCAGTGCTtgaatttggggaagagagtggaTTGGATGTTGTGACTTTGGTTCCAACTTTTGTTATTGGACCTTTTATTTGTCCTAAGCTTCCTGGTTCAGTTCGTGCTTCATTGTCCTTGGCATTTG GTGATAAAGGTCCATTTGGTTCGTTGGCTTCGCTCCTTCAGGTACCTATGGTGCATGTGGATGACGTGGCTAGAGCCCATATATTTTTACTTGAACATGCTAATCCAAAAGGGAGGTATAATTGTTCATCATCTTTGGTTACTGTTGAAACAATATCTCAACTTGTTTCTTCTAAATATCCGGAATTTCAACTGTTAACACTAGAGTGA
- the LOC140177371 gene encoding uncharacterized protein: MAIYTSILIVLIQLLLCASSNSHTILPPGTQRNATSKVSLLDKEAYALLSLHWWSIQYNISNRCNNWPGVECNNNGSITKLSPPKVSTYTFKRDLYVRDIDFSVFSNLVRLDLSQMDLYELPLGLSSLKKLTLLNISSNNLQDEIPFSLANFPQLMVFDVSNNLFNGQIPHEIGMLENLVTLDLSFNMFSGSIPLSLSHVTSLNHLRTSNNQLDGELPSMILSLSQLKTFDLSRNRFLGKLPTTFVNNSQLRNLNLSDNRIGGFIPCEIGKLDNLVVLDLSLNQLAGPIPDQIGCLKNLTSLHLDSNWINGSIPSSIGLLTHLKELTLGFNHIHGLIPAELEHLVNLKVLDISNNAIFGSIPKWISALTQLTDIRLQGNQLCGVIPYGILIHSIHVDLSRNHLNGSIPSQIGYNLSYLDLRDNNLSGKKPKELDSIRFYYLYCNPFLDDGYYDCSDSQDQRDSDHHNNHFSPSSMVLVLVLIIVASVLISFGSTGIGICVLRARYSRKHKNKAAKHGDLFSIWNYDGKIAFEDIIEATEDFDIRYCIGTGAYGSVYKAKLPSGKTVALKKLHKTESENPSYYKSFCNEVEVLTEIRHRNIIRLYGYCLHNRCMFLVYEYLERGSLFYNLADEIEAQELNWSERVNIIKGTAYALAHMHHHCTPPIVHRDVSSNNILLNSELEVCVSDFGTARLLDPDSSNQTLLVGTYGYVAPELAYTMSVTTKCDVYSFGVVALETMMGHHPGEFISTLTKPSTQQLLVKDVLDPRIPLPKSRKDMQDVVLVVKLALACLSSDPNSRPSMQVVANEFLASKAPIHVSFSDVSMYQLMNQEVYVIDKN; encoded by the exons ATGGCTATATACACTTCAATTTTGATAGTATTAATCCAACTTCTCTTGTGTGCCTCCAGCAATTCCCATACCATTTTACCACCTGGAACTCAAAGAAATGCAACATCCAAAGTGTCACTCTTGGATAAAGAAGCCTATGCTTTGCTTTCTCTTCACTGGTGGAGTATCCAATACAATATCTCAAACCGCTGCAACAATTGGCCTGGTGTTGAGTGCAATAACAATGGAAGTATTACAAAGCTTTCACCTCCAAAAGTTTCCACCTATACCTTTAAAAGAGACCTCTATGTTAGGGACATTGATTTCTCAGTCTTTTCAAATCTTGTCCGCCTTGATCTCAGTCAAATGGATCTATATGAACTCCCTTTGGGACTAAGTAGTCTCAAGAAGCTAACATTACTTAACATATCCTCCAACAATCTTCAAGATGAAATCCCTTTCTCATTAGCAAATTTCCCTCAACTTATGGTGTTTGATGTCTCTAACAACCTATTTAATGGTCAGATTCCACATGAAATTGGCATGTTGGAGAATCTTGTCACATTGGACTTGAGTTTCAACATGTTCAGTGGATCCATTCCATTGAGTTTGAGTCATGTGACTAGTCTCAACCACTTGAGGACATCCAATAACCAACTAGATGGTGAGCTTCCTTCAATGATTCTAAGTCTTTCTCAGTTGAAGACTTTTGACCTTTCTCGCAATCGTTTTCTTGGTAAGCTCCCTACAACATTTGTAAATAATTCCCAGTTAAGGAATCTAAACCTTTCTGACAATCGAATAGGCGGTTTCATCCCATGTGAAATAGGGAAGTTAGATAATCTGGTGGTTTTAGACCTGAGTTTGAATCAGCTAGCAGGTCCAATTCCTGATCAAATAGGGTGTCTAAAAAATTTGACAAGTCTCCACCTTGATTCAAATTGGATTAATGGTTCTATACCTTCAAGTATAGGACTTTTAACCCATTTGAAAGAGTTGACACTTGGATTCAACCATATACATGGGTTGATTCCTGCAGAATTAGAGCACTTGGTTAATCTGAAAGTTTTGGATATTTCAAACAATGCAATTTTTGGTAGTATACCAAAATGGATATCTGCATTAACACAATTAACAGATATAAGACTTCAGGGGAACCAGCTTTGTGGTGTTATCCCATATGGTATCCTTATTCATAGTATTCATGTGGATCTTAGCCGCAACCATTTAAATGGAAGCATTCCTTCTCAAATTGGCTATAATCTTTCATATCTAGACCTTAGAGACAATAACTTGAGTGGCAAGAAACCAAAGGAGCTCGATTCTATTCGATTCTACTATCTATATTGCAATCCCTTTCTTGATGATGGATATTATGACTGCAGCGATTCACAAGATCAAAGAGATTCTGACCATCATAATAACCATTTCAGTCCATCATctatggttttggttttggttttgataattgTGGCCAGCGTTCTCATTTCTTTTGGCTCCACAGGGATTGGAATTTGTGTTCTCCGTGCCAGGTATAGTCGCAAACACAAAAATAAGGCAGCAAAGCATGGAGATTTATTCTCCATTTGGAACTATGATGGTAAAATTGCATTTGAGGACATCATTGAAGCAACAGAGGACTTTGATATCAGATATTGCATTGGAACCGGTGCTTATGGTAGTGTCTACAAAGCGAAACTTCCAAGTGGCAAAACTGTTGCATTGAAGAAGCTTCACAAAACAGAATCAGAAAATCCATCCTATTACAAGAGCTTCTGCAATGAAGTTGAGGTCTTGACAGAGATTCGCCACCGCAACATCATTAGGCTTTATGGCTATTGTTTGCATAACCGATGCATGTTTTTGGTGTATGAATACTTGGAAAGAGGAAGCTTGTTCTATAACTTGGCCGATGAGATTGAAGCTCAAGAGTTGAATTGGAGCGAGAGGGTGAACATCATTAAAGGGACAGCATATGCTCTTGCTCACATGCATCATCATTGTACTCCTCCTATTGTTCATCGAGATGTCAGCAGCAACAATATTTTGCTCAATTCAGAGTTAGAAGTTTGTGTATCAGATTTTGGCACTGCAAGACTTCTTGATCCTGATTCATCTAATCAAACTCTTCTAGTTGGCACCTATGGATATGTTGCTCCag AATTGGCATACACCATGAGTGTGACTACAAAGTGTGATGTTTATAGTTTTGGAGTGGTGGCTTTAGAAACAATGATGGGGCATCATCCAGGAGAATTCATTTCCACTCTGACAAAGCCATCTACTCAACAATTATTGGTGAAAGATGTATTGGATCCACGGATTCCACTTCCGAAATCTCGGAAAGATATGCAAGATGTTGTGCTTGTTGTAAAGCTAGCATTAGCATGCCTCTCCTCTGATCCAAATTCCAGGCCATCAATGCAAGTTGTGGCCAATGAGTTTTTGGCTTCAAAGGCACCAATACATGTCTCTTTCTCTGATGTCTCAATGTACCAATTGATGAATCAAGAAGTATATGTCATAGATAAAAATTAG
- the LOC112728261 gene encoding uncharacterized protein, translating into MHSISKELWSNQHNNVSNRCNWPGVNCNKAGSITLLSPPTPSNFTDEFRTQLCSLKLNFSVFQNLVHLDLSEMGLCEFPKLSGLKKLQHLNLSYNYFEGELPFTLLDNLTQLVVLDISNNYISGTIPQELSKLERLVMLDLSANSFDGSIPLILGQMNSLTHMKLSNNLLYGDLPFTLANLTQLLVLDLSQNKLSGFIPHEIGKLTNLLTLDLSSNSLSGPIPEQIGYLNRLTSLHLHSNLLSGFIPHEIGKLTNLLILDLRSNSLSGPIPEQIGYLNRLTSLHLDSNLLSGSIPHEIGKLTNLLTLDLSSNFLSGPIPEQIGYLTRLEVLTIGSNRIDGCIPKEIELLLHLEGLNLSYNAISGVIPSSIFIHSSYVDLSHNNLSGSIPSQFGNLSYLDVRYNNLCIKNRKELEFVIPFCYLDYNSFLDNEYYDCDGHLNDHHNKHFRRSLVLVIIVVCVTISLGSVGIGICIFRARHHGKLENKATKNGDLFSIWNYDGKIAFEDIIQATEDFDIRYCIGTGAYGSVYEARLPSGKTVALKKLHKTESENPSYYKSFCNEVEVLTEIRHRNIIRLYGYCLHNRCMFLVYEYLERGSLFCNLANEMEAQELKWSKRVNIIKGTAYALAHMHHHCPSPIVHRDVSSNNVLLNSELEACVSDFGTARLLDPDSSNQTLLVGTYGYIAPELAYTMSVTTKCDVYSFGVVALETMMGHHPGEFMSTMTKPSTQQLLVKDVLDPRIPLPKSRKDMQDVVHVVKLALACLSSDPKSRPSMQDVANELSAYKASMNFSFYDVSIYQLMQ; encoded by the exons ATGCATTCAATTAGTAAAGAGTTGTGGAGTAACCAACATAATAATGTCTCAAACCGTTGCAACTGGCCCGGAGTCAACTGCAACAAAGCTGGAAGTATAACATTGCTTTCACCTCCAACTCCAAGTAATTTCACCGACGAGTTCAGGACACAACTCTGCTCTTTGAAACTAAACTTTTCAGTGTTTCAAAATCTAGTCCATCTAGATCTCAGTGAAATGGGGTTATGTGAGTTCCCTAAACTAAGTGGTCTTAAGAAGCTACAACATCTCAACCTATCATACAACTATTTTGAAGGTGAGCTTCCTTTTACATTATTGGACAATCTAACTCAACTTGTGGTGTTGGACATTTCTAACAATTATATTAGTGGTACAATTCCACAAGAACTAAGCAAGCTGGAGAGACTTGTCATGTTGGACTTGAGTGCCAACAGCTTCGATGGAAGCATTCCATTGATCTTGGGTCAAATGAACAGCCTCACACACATGAAACTTTCCAATAATCTCCTGTATGGGGATCTTCCTTTCACACTGGCAAATCTAACTCAACTTCTTGTGTTGGACCTTTCCCAAAACAAACTTAGTGGCTTCATTCCTCATGAAATAGGGAAATTAACAAATTTATTAACCTTAGACCTGAGTTCAAATTCCCTGTCTGGTCCAATTCCTGAGCAAATTGGGTACTTGAACCGTTTGACAAGTCTCCACCTTCATTCAAATTTGCTTAGTGGTTTCATTCCTCATGAAATAGGAAAATTAACAAATTTATTAATCTTAGACCTGAGGTCAAATTCCCTGTCTGGTCCAATTCCTGAGCAAATTGGGTACTTGAACCGTTTGACAAGTCTCCACCTTGATTCAAATTTGCTTAGTGGTTCCATTCCTCATGAAATAGGGAAATTAACAAATTTATTAACCTTAGACCTGAGTTCAAATTTCTTGTCTGGTCCAATTCCTGAGCAAATCGGGTACTTGACCCGTTTGGAAGTGCTCACCATCGGATCCAACAGGATAGATGGTTGTATCCCCAAAGAAATAGAGCTTTTGTTGCATCTAGAAGGTTTAAATCTTTCTTATAATGCTATTTCTGGTGTTATCCCATCTTCTATCTTTATTCACTCTAGTTATGTGGATCTCAGCCATAACAATTTAAGTGGAAGCATTCCTTCTCAATTTGGAAACCTTTCATATTTAGACGTTCGTTACAATAATCTTTGTATCAAAAATAGAAAGGAACTTGAGTTTGTTATTCCATTCTGTTATCTGGATTACAATTCCTTTCTTGACAACGAATATTATGACTGCGATGGTCATTTAAACGACCATCATAATAAGCATTTTCGCCGATCACTGGTTTTGGTCATAATCGTGGTCTGCGTTACCATTTCATTGGGTTCTGTTGGGATTGGAATATGCATTTTCCGTGCCAGGCATCATGGCAAGCTTGAAAATAAGGCCACAAAAAATGGAGACTTGTTCTCCATTTGGAACTATGATGGCAAAATTGCATTTGAGGACATCATTCAAGCCACAGAGGACTTTGATATCAGATATTGCATTGGAACCGGTGCTTATGGTAGCGTCTACGAAGCGCGACTTCCAAGTGGCAAAACTGTTGCATTGAAGAAGCTTCACAAAACAGAATCAGAAAATCCATCCTATTACAAGAGCTTCTGCAATGAAGTTGAGGTCTTGACAGAGATTCGCCACCGCAACATCATTAGGCTTTATGGCTATTGTTTGCATAACAGATGCATGTTTTTGGTGTACGAATACTTGGAAAGAGGAAGCTTGTTCTGTAACTTGGCCAACGAGATGGAAGCACAAGAGTTGAAGTGGAGCAAGAGGGTGAATATCATCAAAGGGACAGCTTATGCTCTTGCTCACATGCATCATCACTGTCCTTCTCCTATTGTTCATCGAGATGTCAGCAGCAATAATGTTCTGCTGAATTCAGAGTTAGAAGCTTGTGTCTCAGATTTCGGCACAGCAAGACTTCTTGATCCTGATTCATCTAACCAAACTCTTCTAGTTGGCACTTATGGATATATTGCTCCAG AACTGGCATACACCATGAGTGTGACTACAAAATGTGATGTTTATAGTTTCGGAGTGGTGGCATTAGAAACAATGATGGGTCATCACCCAGGAGAATTCATGTCCACTATGACAAAGCCATCTACTCAACAATTATTGGTGAAAGATGTGTTGGATCCGCGGATTCCACTTCCGAAATCTCGGAAAGATATGCAAGATGTTGTGCATGTTGTAAAGCTAGCATTAGCATGCCTCTCCTCTGACCCAAAATCCAGACCATCAATGCAGGATGTGGCTAATGAGCTTTCAGCTTACAAggcttcaatgaatttttctttttACGATGTCTCAATCTACCAATTGATGCAATAG